Part of the Deinococcus cellulosilyticus NBRC 106333 = KACC 11606 genome is shown below.
GTTGCCAGAACCCCCATGTCCGTACCGCAGTTGGGCATGGTGTTGCCATCGGTGCCAGACCAGACGTGCACATGGTTGTGGGGGAGCAGTTCCAGCTGTCCAGCGTTGCCTGTCCCACCCCCAAAAGTCTGGTATTCGGTCTGGGTCAGGACCTTCTGGGTGATCAGGGGTCCGGTGATGCGTGGGGGAAGCTGAGCACTGGGGCTCTGTCCCCTCAGGGCATCAAACAGGGAGTTGGCCTGCCCTCCCAGGCTGTAGGGTGGAGGCATCATCTGGCGTGAAGGGGTGAGGCCCCAGCGGTCCCAGTCCCAGTAAGGAAGCCTGAAGCTGGGGTCATCGATCAGGGTGGCAAGAATGCGCTCATGAAAGTACAGGAAAGCGCGGTGCCACGGCAGGAAGTACCAGCTGCCGTGAATTTCCGGCCCGGCCTGACCGTCCGATCCGCCGCCACAGTACCAGCAGTGCACTGCAGCCTGATGGAGCCAGCCTCTGGGGTCATCTGGGTTGCTCTCGGTGAGGTCACGCAGGGCCTGGTATGCAGCTTGCAAGCGGCTCACTTCTTTGCTGGTGAGGGTGAAGGCACTTTTGCGATCCACCACAGGACCGGAATAGGGCGTGAAAGGAACGGGAGCTGCCTTTGGCGGTGGAGGGGCACAGTCCACAGGGTAATCAGGCGGGAAATAGCTGGAGTCTGAGCAGCTCTGGGCCATGGTGGGAACCAGCTGGGAGAGGGCGGTTCCGGTGCCAATCATGCCCAGCAGTTTCAAGAGCTGGCGGCGTCTGGGGTCCATCGGATGGGCCATCTTGATGCTCCTTTCATGCTTTTCTCATTGGAAACAGGTTCAGTGTACGGGATTCAAAAAGCGATTTGTGCGTCCATAAGGCACTTTCCCTATTTCCTTCAAGGGGAAAACATGGACCTGTTGAGATGGGGTGAATCCGCTTGAAAAATGGACTGCACAAAATGGGTAAGCTGGAACAGTGAACCGTTTTACCTCCCGCAGGGTGTCCCGGATGCCCGAGAGTGTTTTCCTGCAGATGGACACTGCCAAAAAAGCCGCCCGTGCAAAAGGTCTGGACCTCATTGACCTGAGCATCGGGGCCTCAGACCTGCCTCCACCCCGGGTGGCTTTGCAGGCCCTTGCAGATGCCGTGTGGGACCCTGGCACTTACGGGTACTGCCTGCGCTCCGGGTTTACCCCTTTTCTGGAAGCAGCAGCAGACTGGCACCACAGGCGTCAGGGGCTGAACCTTGACCCGCACACGGAACTCCTGCCCCTGATCGGGTCTCAGGAAGGTTTCTCGAATCTGCTTCTGGCGACCACCAACCCTGGAGACCTGATCCTGTTGCCTGATCCGGGCTATCCCAGTTACCTGGGTGCAGTGGCCATTGCGGAACTTGAGACCCATCTGGTTCCCCTGCTCGAAGAACAGGGATTCCTGCCTGACCTGCAGAGCATCCCTGCAGAGGTGGCAGATCGGGCCCGTGTGCTGGTGCTCTCCTATCCCAACAATCCCACCTCAGGGGTGGCCA
Proteins encoded:
- a CDS encoding tyrosinase family protein, producing the protein MAHPMDPRRRQLLKLLGMIGTGTALSQLVPTMAQSCSDSSYFPPDYPVDCAPPPPKAAPVPFTPYSGPVVDRKSAFTLTSKEVSRLQAAYQALRDLTESNPDDPRGWLHQAAVHCWYCGGGSDGQAGPEIHGSWYFLPWHRAFLYFHERILATLIDDPSFRLPYWDWDRWGLTPSRQMMPPPYSLGGQANSLFDALRGQSPSAQLPPRITGPLITQKVLTQTEYQTFGGGTGNAGQLELLPHNHVHVWSGTDGNTMPNCGTDMGVLATAARDPMFFAHHSNVDRFWDMWLAQSKSNQNPTDPTWSQQSWTFYDENATWVSIQVEDVIHTTHLGYRYDTLATTLPTKVAVTPQRITPQIPNAVLVSGRNGIALDPKGTTHATPLPAPGQNGALMATPKGKLALKITGIHVPQNQSAEVFVFVNKPDVGVKTLDAALQSASFAGAIGAVQATLGPEGHHRHARTFDAVIELSAATQQLILKDKKISVTLVPVDAFGRTPSRLGVTYQRIELVRI